The following proteins come from a genomic window of Dehalococcoidia bacterium:
- a CDS encoding histidine triad nucleotide-binding protein, translating to MPCIFCKIASGGTSTEFLYQDEEILAFRDINPLAPTHILIVPRKHIASVNDLQDDNFLMLGKMIGIARDIAKTEGIADSGYRLVINTGHDGGQRVPHLHLHLMGGRRLADRVDWRR from the coding sequence ATGCCTTGTATTTTTTGCAAAATCGCCTCCGGGGGAACTTCCACCGAGTTTCTCTATCAAGACGAGGAGATTCTTGCCTTTCGGGATATCAACCCGCTTGCGCCGACACACATTCTGATCGTCCCTCGCAAGCATATCGCCAGTGTCAATGATCTGCAAGACGATAATTTTCTGATGCTGGGCAAGATGATCGGCATCGCCAGGGATATAGCCAAAACAGAGGGCATTGCGGATTCGGGATACCGGCTGGTGATCAACACCGGTCACGATGGAGGGCAAAGGGTTCCGCACTTACACCTGCACTTGATGGGCGGACGAAGGCTGGCGGATCGAGTGGACTGGCGACGATAG